A region of the Callithrix jacchus isolate 240 chromosome 10, calJac240_pri, whole genome shotgun sequence genome:
GAGTAGTATAAATAACAATCAGCTAACAGTAATGCTTTCAGTATAGACCAATCACAGCATCTCAGATTGATCTGTCCTTTGCATAGGTCCTGTTTGCAGCACTTCTAACATGCAGAAAACAGCCCTGCACAAAAGTTTTTGTGGGCTGAActtggagggagggaagaagagtggAGCCAGAAAGAAATACCTCATGTCTCTTTGTAAGGGTCACTTTTGGTCCATAGTCATTAGTTTGGGGTTGGAGGGGTGGCGGGGACCAAAACCAAGAAccaagaaaaggagagggaaaagagaCAATTACACAAATGCAAAGCCAGATGCAATTTCAAAACAACGTGACAGGAGATCTACCCAGTTACAACATGGCTGAGCCCAAACCCACAGGCTTGGCCTCCCTGTGTAGATGTACAGAAAGTCCCAAAAGGATGAAAGTCATTTTAATGCTTTGACCCACctgataaaaaagaaacacatatacacacacttgtgtgtttgtatttaaatAGACATgcacccaaaaataaaaaaagagccaGAAAGGGGAAGGCCGACTGGTCCCACCCATCCCCTTTGGTCTGAAACACAAACACCCTGGAGCCTTAAGAAGGAAGATTACGGGTTCTGATTTTGCAGGGACTTTCCCTTTGCAGGGCTTGTCGGTGAACCCTAGGCCTGCTGGGAGGAAGGGTGAGCCTGAATACTCGAAGAAGATGACAATGTGCATGGCCCATGATTCTTCAGAGTAAAGGTGCCATTGGGTTCTCCTCTGAGAGACTCAGAACAGGTACCACATATGGTCAGTCAGTGAGCAGGAATCACTAGGCCAGCCCCCAGCCTGACATCTGACCCAAGCCCCACTTGACCAGCTTTATCCTGATCCTCTTCCCGTTTATAATTCTTTCCCATTTACGCACCAGAGAAGTCATCTTTGTTGCCTTTTTAGAAATCATCTAGCTCTTGCTAAACAGACAAGCCCCTTCTTACAAAAGACTGCATTTTtctcagaaacaaaataatttggaCACTTTACTAGGTAGGCTGTACCTCTGCGTGTTTATGTCCTGTTCCTAAAAACTGGGTGTGCTTTACCTTTTTTGCTTTATGTCAGCCAGctctattttgaaacattttcttcactgtcaatgaatattttatcattattataataGTCATGTTAAAAAAACTACCTTCTTTTGGAAACCCCTGGCCACTTCTTTCCCTGATCCTCTAGCTAAATACACAATTTTGCCACACTGCTGATGACTGGTTCCAAATAAACCATTGGTTAACCATTTTATATCTTCCCAAACCAAAGAAGTCACAGGAGGGTAAAGATCCCAGGCTGGCCAGCAGAGGTCATTTCAGGTAGCAAGCCAGGATCTACAATCACACCCAGGAGCCCTCTGGGAGGAGCACCAGGACACATGCTAAACGTAAGCATTTTCCAAGGTAGTCACTTgaaccatttttatttgattacgTCCTCTTCAAGTAAAATTACCTCAAGGAAAATAGAGCATACCTTAAAAAATGACCAAATTCAACCAGAGTTATTGAGTAAAACATTTTCCCCAAGTAAgacatttaatttcttaattgcCTGATTTTGATTCCACTGTGGACCCCACGGCCTTTGTCATAACCATGGACTTGGCTAAAACTCCATGGTGGAAAGCTCTTAGTATCCGGGCACTCTACGATGGGAAGGCTGAAACTGAGGAATCTACAAGTCTAATAAATGAGTAATAAATGGAACCTGAAAAAACTCACAAAGCCAGGTAATTCTTGCAAACCCAAGAGCTTTTAGAGAATAAATAGGACCTACCACGACTGGCTCTCCCCATGCACATGTTGTCTGGGGTGACAACTTCTTGTTTGATAGCAAAGTAGTCGTTCTGCAACGTGTCTGTCTGGAGAGGGTCCCGGAGAATGACCGAAGGGTAGTCGTTCTCATACTTGAGGGAGAGGAGTTCTTCCGAGCTGATGGGATGGAGCGTCTGATAGGACTCTGTGATGAAGCTGGGCTCTGAGAACTCTGATGGTGGAACACACTGGGCATGCTCAATACCATAGCCTAGAAATAGAGAGTTTGCAATTAGAGAGAGGAGAGGTTTGTATGTAAAACAAGCAGTTTTCCACCATCTACAGAGGCCCCATGATGTGGAACAAGCTCCTTAGAGAATAAAGGGAAAATACTTTAAATTGGAAAGGCTTGGGTTTTTAACCTTGTCCACTACTTACTAGCTATGGCCCTTGACAAGATAATTgcttttctgacttcatttcctcatctataaaatggggatgactgCAATCTTTCCTAGAGCACTGTAAGGAAAATGAAATGAGGATATAGGTAAAATGCCCCCCAATATTCCCCACACAATAAGCTCTTGACAAAGAGTAGTTATATCATTGTGTTACTAGAATAAAAATTGTagtaatgtaaatatattaatgaaaaaataaaacctgtttACTATTCCCTTTAAAAGCAGAGCCATCAGATAAGATGGTCCTACATCTCATCTCAGAGCTTACATTAGTACAACAGGCCTACACTCATTCTTTCCCTCAGGCTATCTCTTCAGTATGATTGGGTAACTTACACAAAAAAGAAGGCTGTATTTCCTATAATAGAATTTGAAGTTGCATAGCACACTCTTAAAGAAGCATTTTGGAGGAAATGCTGTCATCTCCACtagtaaaaaggaaagaacaaaggcCAAGATCAAATCCCTAACCCCACCCTGTTTTGGTCATCATAGTGCACAGTATCAAATCAGAACAAAAGTTTCGGGGTCAAGTTGTAGTCTCTCTGCATGACTTTCAGGTTGAAGATATCAGAGAGAGATCCTATGTGCAGGAACTTGGTCGGTTAATGAAACATGTACATAGGTTGAAACTTTGTGCTTTgtggaaaataataaagtaacaaAGAAGAGTCTACATTTAagaagatattatttttaaaagaattaccaagcctgtaatcccagcactgtgggaggccgaggcgggtggatcacaaggtcaacagatcgagaccatcttggtcaacatggtgaaaccccgtctctactaaaattacaaaaaattagctgggcacggtggtgcgtgcctgtaatcccagctgctcgggaggctgaggaaggagaattgcctgaacccaggaggtggagattgcggtgagccgaaatcgcgccattgcactccagcctgggtaacaagagcgaaactccgtctcaaaaaaaaaaaaaaaaaaaaaaaagaattaccatgAAGGAGCCTGAGATCGACTGAGATAGGGGTCTTTTCCTAGTTTCCTATTATCATGAGAGAAGAGGAGTGTCAGTGAACTTACTAATGAAGTAATCCGAGGTATAGCGGGATTCTGGATAGGTTGGGTTGACTCCATTAACTTGATATGGTTTCACATCCTCTGTAATAAACATATAGGGAATGAAACAAAGAGGTCAATATTCAAGTCATCCTTGACCCTAAAAGGAACTTGGATGCAAGGACCACAATGACCTCAACCCCTTTTCTAAGAAATCTGCATACTCATTAACTGAGTTGGTATCTGAGTCTACTCTGATTACGGACTTGTCTAAAGATGAGATCAAAAAAATATGGCTAAGTTTATTATTTCAGTGGCTGCGAAATGTGATTCAGTATCTTGGAAAGAGAATCCGTGAGTAATCTCTAAGGGCTGagaaagcattccatgctcattctCAGTGCATTCGTGCTGCGTGTGTGTCGACCACACTAGAGCCAAGGCTTGAGGACATCCCAGGAGGTTGCCAGAATCAATCCCCAAACTGATCAATTTCAAAACTTCTCAGAAATATATTGCAATCTTTAGGCAGTAGATTTTATGTTCTCCACTTCCCCTAACAGatgtctggtttttgttttgtgtttttcccaTTGTCCTCAGATTTCAAAGTTCAGGCCCAGACAAGAAGCAGGACACTGGTAAAGTGACTCGATTCAGTGAAATGCAATTGGGCTCGtgtaaagaaagagaagagaaacccAACCAAGCTCCTGCCCAGATGCCAACTCCCCTAGGAAAAGGAGAGGAATGGAGACGAAGTGCGCCTATGTATAGACAGCTCTGCAAGGCACTGCAGTGAGCCTGGGATCCTCTAATTACCCTGGAACAAATGCCATGGCCTCCGATTCTTGTATGGAGTAGTCCGATTATATTTCACCATAAGAATCTGACATAGAGAGAGTATGGGTTTGGGTTTTTCCTCAGGTATTTGATAGCTTATTAGGAGCAAAGACTGATAGGAAAACAAGTTTATGCCTGCACAGAAAAACAGTTCCCAGTTGAGATAAAATGATTAAACTTTGCTTTAGCAGTTTATCAGATTGAAACATCCCTGTACCTTTGGCCTTCCACCCCACCCCGAACAGCTATGTTCTTTTGGTGCTGTGttgctttagtttaattacagAACAAAAGCTGTAGCCTCAGCACAAACATCTTGCTCATCTCTTCAAGTTCCTGAACCTGAAGAGGGAGAATTCTTACTGCATTTTTCAACAGAATACTGGGTGGGATTATACGACTTTTGCTCTCAAATATATTGACTTATATCctaattttcttcaatttttcttaCATTATTCCTTAGCCCTAAGGAAAGCCAAACCTGTCTTGGGGGCCAGAAGGTCCCTGTAAGTCCACATTATTACACAAAAGGCACAGGATGGGAAGTTAAATTTTaagttcaataaaaatatattgaaaggtaaaataaaatgaagtttaaggtgatgaGTGATATTGAATAAATCACCTAGCCTGAgcttcattttatagacaaggacaATATTAGGACTTGTCCTTACTATCTCACACGGTTACTGtgataatccaaaaagaaaatgtatttgaaagaaCTTTGGAAACAAGGAGACACAATAGAGATATTAATTGTAACTACAATCAGACGGGCTCAGATAGCCCAAAACACCTGGCAGCTCCATTGtgataaataaaggaaaacagtCTCTTAGTAGAATATATTAGGTTACACAGTCTGGTGGAATCTGCTATTGTGTTTAGAAGTCAACAGTCAAATCAGATCTGTTAGGAGCTTGCCATATCGTTTCCCTCTATAAACAGGTCGCTCATGTCAACACCTATGAGTGGGTGTCTGTGCACAGAGAACATGCCGGTGCTTTGGGGAAGCCTGTGCAGCTGCCTGCCCATCCCCGCTAACAGCAGCCACAGAAAGGCTCACTAGTTCTCTCCTGTGTTCCtttatgtcttatttttcaaCAGAAggtaaagagaaagaataaagataacACTTTTGAGCACAGAGAAATAAAGTTTGGGTCTCTCTTGAGCACTGCAGAGTGGAATATATTCTTAAACAAAGGAAGGTATTATGTGGGGTAAAAGTGCTAATCCTGAGTTTTGCTCCCCTCCCCCTGTGTCTGTGCCAAGGGCTGGAGCTGGTGACCACAGGGAAAGGGTGGGCCTGGGTTAGAGAGGGCAATGGGCTTCTAGGCTTACAGTCAGCTGGAGGGCACTGCTGACTGCTggtaactgaaatttattttaagaaaaaattcagaaaaataagcGCAAAACACCCAAGTTTGCCGCCTGCTGCTGTTTCTATACTCAGCCAGGACTGTGGTACATGAGTCACTTGGTCCAAAAAGGTTGGAAGAGGCTGTTAGGAGAGGCCATGTCATTACAAGGTTGCAACACAGTGTCCTGATATAACCCCAGTTCCTGCTCCAGATGTAAAAGGTATGAGGCACTACTGCAATTCCAATCCAGTTAGTGGGCGGAGAAATCTGTCTTATTAATACATTCTCAGAAGCTAAGCTTTCCTGGGGTGTGATCAGGCATTATGCAGCCATGCATCAAAGCAGTATGTATTAAGATTgcagcaaaacacacacacacacacaaactattcTTGGGTTGGCTGTGGGCACTGTTTGTTCAAGCAGGGCATGGGTTTGAGAAAAGGACCTGGATTAGAATGTTGCAATCCAAGAAACTTCAGGAGTATAATCTTGCCGAAGATTAAAATCTGGACCCCCAATatgtagaagaaaaagaaattaacactCATCTAAGAGTACCTGCTACATGTTGAACACTGTACTAGGCACATCCCCACATATGTCCTACAATAGGACACCCACAGAGAAAGGCATTGATGTCCCACCATTGGGTGAGTCCCCTACCTATTCTCATGGCAACCCcgcacaacctccacctctccctgTTTCCACATATTTACCTTTCTGCAGGATCTCTAGATGTTCCCATAAGATGTCCCCAACAAAGTCTGGGGCCAGCTCAAGAAAGCAGTCTTTGCCCAGGGCGCAGAGGGCTGCTCCGTTCATACAGAACTTCTGGAAGTCCACGCCCTTCAGGCTGAATTCATTCACAGCCCACATCACCCAGTCCCGAACATGAGTTTCTGTCCACTGCCGGGGGTCTGAAGAAAGAGATCAGATGAAGATCCAGCAGGCCAGCCTCCTAAGTCTTACCCAAGCCTCAGAGAGGACACTGAAGGAGCTGAACTTAGCTGAGAATGCTATCTTTATTCATAGAATGAGGAAGCACCAGCCTAGCATGCACACCATTGAGTGTCTTCCATAACCCTCCCCTCCACATTCAACATCTCCGCCTTCTCTATTTCACCAGCTAGGAGATCACTACTGCCAGCCAAAAAGTACCACGTGAGTATTCGCTGCCTTGCAGGCAAAGATTTCCAAGAATCTCCTCTCTCACTGCCTTATTCCCATTGGACTTTTTTAAAGCCCTGAACAAGAGAACAAATGGCTTCtttaatagcaataataacaaGAGATTGCACATGCCTCTCCCTGCTCTTAACTTATAATATTCTTGAGACTATTATTcccaattattttttatcttacccAATTGTAGTGGTAATAATTGTAGCAATTAGTAGTAGTAAGTCATTCAAATGGCATTTGGTAATAACAACATTATTAGGTGCCTGTATTATACCAGATACTCTGCAAAGTCTGTACTTTTCATAAGCCTTGCTTTGAGTAGCATGTAGTACTGATAACACACAATTTTCATAGATGACTTGAGGTTTAACCTGGCTACACCTGCCAATGACACTTAGAAGTTCATTGACAGCAGGTGTAGTGCCCAACATCACAGCTGCTCCAAGGGTACCCCTTCAATCCCACAGATTACTTCATGAGATATGAGAACTGACCTGATCTAAAAATATATTGCTCTCTACTCAATAGAAAACCTCTTTCTGGTCTCAATTGTTCATGAAATGTTCCTTGGAGAAGGCCTACTCTAGTCACTTCCTGTTTCTGAGAATTCTAGTCCTCTTATATTCCCACATAAACCTTTTCAGATAAGAACATCCAAGGACAAACACATTTTGCCAAACTacatggaagagaagagagaaatcagTAACTTCCAAGAAAGGCCGCTGCCTGACTTCCCGGTAGCCCAGAGTGGCACTAAGGCAATGCTGCTCAAACTTGTCTAAAGGTTGGAATCACTTGAGGAGCTTCTAAAATACTGATGCCACCAGTGATTAAGATTTAATTGGTCTGGAATATGACCTGGACTGTGGAAGTTTTCAGAGATCCAGAGGTGATTCTAGTGTGCAGGCAAGTTTGAGGACCACTGTCCTCATAACAAGATGTCAGGGACAAGCCCAGGAGATGGGGCAGCCTCAGCATGTGTATCATGACTGCCCTAACAGATGGCAGCCATGACCCAAAGCCGCTGACTCCAACATGGTTAGTGTAACGTCTGCTTCACATgttccagatgagaaaatgagtCTTCCCGAAGGGTCTGTCCCCAGCCTCTCTTTTTCCAACTACAAAAACATACCTTTTGGGATCCCCAGTCGTTGCTGTTCTTTAGTGAAACCACTGAAAGTGGCTTTTAATGCTTGAGACATCATTTCTTTGCTGCTTGGAGTTAAGAGTGGGACATCTGCACATTCCATATCTGCATGAAAAAATTGCATATGAATAAGAAAAATTACATAGGTAATGAACCATTCATAAAACATTATGAATGGGCTGTAAGAAAGAAGGCAAGCTGGAAACAACTGTGCTAGCATCCTCACCAGagcatgcaattttttttttttttttttttgagacagagtctcgctttgtcacccaggctagagtgcagtggcttgatctcggctcactgtaacctccgcctcctgtgttccagcaattctcttgcctcagcctcccaagtaacttggactacaggcatgtgccaccatgcctggctaatttttgcatttttagtagagatggggtttcgccatgttggccaggctggcctcaagctcctgacctcaggtgatccacccgccttggcctcccaaagtgctgggattacaggtgtgagccaccaagcccggcgtGAGCAAGCAAAATTTAAGGGGCTCTCCACATCATGCTAGGCCTCGTAAAAAATCCTAGCTCTTACCTAAAATGTCCTGCATCCCTGACAAACAAATATGTTTACTCTTCCTGAACACCTCTACTAGTTTACACACAGTCCCTGCTTATCTTTCACGTTTACTGAGAATATTAATGTTACTACATGCTTTCAGTTACCTATGAAAAGGAAATaacaatattcattcattcaaccattatCTAGCACTTGCTTTGTgcaagaaattaaagaaacaacaGTGAACAACACAGAAATAGTCTCTACCCTCAAGAAGCTAGCTATCTGAATCCACTGCAAGAATCAGATATCGAGCTTCTTGAGGGTATTTACATAGTTAAATACAGTTTAATCTACTTACACAGTTAAATGTTCAAATACAATGTCAACAAGGGCTTCAAAGGAGAAGTACATGATGCAACGTCAATGTGCAATAGGAATTTCTGGAAGTCTGGAGAAAACAGGAAAGGTCTCCCTTAGAAGAAGAGAGACGTTTGACCCGAGATGTGAAGGATGCATgagaatttagaaagaaaagaataatccacgagtggttctcaaagtgtccTCAGAGCAGCAACATCAGCACCAACtaaaaaaagatcattttaaGATCACCTTATCTGTTCTGCAAAGAGTGTTTTAGGAGATGAGTATGAACAGATGTGCAAGACTTTTTAGAAAGTTATTGCATCAGTCCtggtgagagatgatggtggctttgACTACAAAAGTGGCAAGGCAGATAACATAAGTGAGCCAATTTGAAGTGCATACGGGAGGTAAAATCTATAAAGCTTGATTAGTGCCAGTGGCGAAGGAGAGTGAGGCATTACATTCTACAGATCCGCAAATGTATCATCATTTGCTATACCCACATGTACCTTTATCTCTGCTATGTCCATCCCTCCCCTCCTGTATTTGCAGACCATGTTTATGGTGTCAGTACACAAATATGGCTGAACTCAAACATCTTCTGAATTCACCTCAGGCACAATTTCCCACAAAAAGTGAATTACGCAAAGAAACGAGCCGAGAGTCCCTACTAGCTTTCCTGTTACCTTTTGACAGTGATATACTCTACTGAAGTGATTTCAAGAAACCCAAATCTTTAGTGTATCCCATGAAACTGACGTATAAAATGACTaagttccaggcaaggctacAACAGATATTCTTCAACTGGCCATTTCTAATTCTTGGTGGGTTAAAAAGTATACCCTGGACATAGAGAATGTGTTATGGGCTGAGGGAAATTAAAACACAGGAAAAATTGACAGTTAGTGACCTccaaagaaagaagcaaatataTTGCCTATGAATGTTGAAATAAGTGGAAATTACACTGCACAAAAGAAGGACAGGTGGTACTTTCTCTCCTGCTTGCTTTTAGTGAAACCTGCTGTCAGGAAACTGCGAGAGTCCAGGCTGTGCCCTGGAAGAACAGAAGGGCTTCCCAACTGCTCTCCCAGGCCCTGCCAATGATGAGGAATCTGAAGTTCCAGGGAGTGGTGAGTTTGGGTTGCCCTGGGACATGCCCAAAAAAATCTAGTGGAAAAATCAACATGTCTCCAGGAAGGttgacaaaatgatggaaaatCCCAGATTGTCAGGGGGAAGAAATTGGGGGAGGGGATCAAATGTTGATTACATAACATCCAGCCCTTCAAACAATGGAGTAATCATCAAATGAGTCAGTCAGAAGCACACGGCTGCTCCCCACTCATCCCCACTCTACACGTCCAACAGCAGTTAAGCGGCAGGTCCAGAAATACCTTCCCTTAGAGTAGAAATCAGTTTTACCATACAGAAAAGGACTCTGTAGTTAACCAGACAGTATTGCTTCTGAGAGAAGAAACAACTGTAGCAGCCCCAGCTCCCAGCACACAGCTAAAAGCACGAGTCAATCAACAAATGTTGAGTGAATTAAATTTTTCCAAACTTGAAGCAACTTTCCTCCCTTCACCCCCatccaacacaaattcataaacttgaACTGTGTGGGTTTTGTTGTGCATGTTTGTTCCCTCCATTAGATTTATGACTTGATGAAAAGAACCTTACTGACGGCGGAAATTGGCCAGGACAACACATGTGGAAAATACAGGCCAGGCCAAATGGACAAGCAAtggttctgctgcaacagaaacTGAAAGATGAGACTGGTGAGGAAGCCCCCAGCATCTTCTCGACATGACAGCGGGATGCCAGTGTGATGTGATAGCCAAGGACGACAGCGGAAAGCCTGAGAAAGAAGTTCCCTGAGTCTGCCTCCCATAAGTCCACATGCCCTAGCAGTGTGGGCTGGACAGGATTGCTGAGCTGACAACTCAtgaaagtttctgctttctgcttcctGTCAGGGGGGCAGGTATTTCCAGCTTCTCACCTGTTCTCTCCCAGAAAAGCAGCTGGAATTACTTTTGCCTTTCCACATCAATGCCATCTCCACAAGCCCAGTCCATCTACTGCCACGGCCCCGTCAGAACCTGGCTCTGCCCCTCTGGCCATGGGACTCAAGTGCtagatctcttaaaaaaaaaaagaaagaaagaaagaaaagcactcaTATCCCAGCTGGGGAAACCTGTATTTGGACTTGATCAGCTCCAGAGAAGGCAGAGCATTGTCCTAGGAGCCAAAGGATTCAGATGTAAAAGCCAGAACTTTATCCTATAAAGTATGGAATtgtggtttaaaaacaaaaaattcaaactcCCGTCTATAAGTAAGTGAACAATTGGCAAAGAttgtctttttcagttgtgtGAGCACTGTACTTAAATGATGATTAATCATGTTCAAAAgtatatattaaatagaaaataaattcatcatATAAAACACTAattcaaaaattttctttatgttgCCTGTAGATTATACCAATTCTGTTCATTACACtgatcaaaaacaataaaaaatcattaaacaGTTAGAAAATCTGATATGATTTTCTAGCCTAAACATATATCTCTTTATTCTTAAAATGCTTTACTTCATTACCCATTATAATACTTTTACATTAggtacaaattatttttaattttagaatcagtgtCTGGAAGTTAATCCATAACTCCATAGACATTATTAACTCAttatattttatggaaaaatactgaaatttccTTTGTATTAATAACTACAATATCTTAAATTCAAATAACATATTCGTTTCAAAATGCTGAGAATCTGACCTGGAGAAACACTATTCCAATACAGTGGCAATTCTGAACACAATGCACTGGAAACTGAAGACATAAATACATTACAATTATATTAGATTTCCTGTCCACTGACTATTCCTCAGGACCCCAAATTTCAGTTAACATTTATAGGAATTTCCCTAGATCTCTAAAAAGCCAGTTGTGTAGAAACTGGTGCTTAAATAACCATTGCAGGATTGTACAGTATTTAGACAGAAGTGAACAGGTAGCATTCCCTGGATCGGCAGAAGAATCATCTAGTGGCATTTGAATGCAGGGAAACATCTGCTCATTTTTCATTGTGGCCTAACCCTGAACCACCTCATAGATGTTTCAAGTGAAACCTAAAACAAGGCTTTCCATTCACTTACATGTAACTCAAAGTTAAGggctgttcagtttccaagaacgCTTCCAGGGTGTTTGATGTGTCTTTTCATACTattcttttcagttctttgaaactGAATGGCTCTTACCAACAATGGTACACAGAATCTAAACTCAAGGTGGCTTTTGTTTGGCAAGAACTTCAAGACATCTGGCCTTACTGACCTgacaagtttattttctcaccattCTCAATCAATGATCACGGGAAGACTGGAGCATCTGGGCTCCTAGGGTTAGGAGATGAGGGATACAGTCAAGAACAAGAAATCCAAGGTAAATGTGACCCAGTTTTGCATGACCATTGGACTGGGACCAACCCCATCAGACCCGTGTGTGTTGGAAATGTGAACTCAATAGCAGCGTGAAAGAAATACCAAGAGTGAATAATATGCCTTACACCTGAGAACTGCTTTACAGTTTGCCAAGACTCTTCATATACACTATTGCAAAATATCCTCTAAACAAAGTTGCTGAGGGGTCTGGAAATGTATCATAgggtccccatttcacagatgaggaaatcaaggctgtGAGGGATCAAGAGCTTCACCTAAAGTCACAAGGCCAACAGGGACCAGCTGGGACTGAAAGTCATTCTTCCAACTCTTAAAGTTCAGGGTCTTTCTACTCCATTCCACTGCAAACAGAAATGGATCAGATATCCAGGAAAACTAACATTTTCagagctgaggaaaaaaaaactgagactttttctttcttactttaaaaGATTTGAGGAgtaactaaatatttaaaactattccaAGAAACCCATAGTTCATACAGCTATCCCTGTAAGAACATAATTAACAGCCATTTACAGAATCAACTATAATCTTTTCCTTTCCTGGGACTCAGGGAAGTgaggcttccttccttccatgtGAAGCAAATGGGTTAAGTGACGACCTGGTTTCCTTCCCTGTTTATGTGCAACCCTGACTCACCCTAATGAGCAACTGTGCATATAACAGAAGATTAGTTTGTTACATAAAGGCttactgaaatacattttttaaagtaaaagtaaacCTCTGGTCCATATGGAGAGGATAAAAGAACAGTTCTCCACATTGAAAGACAGGATtctaaagacaaaggaaaaagagagaagggcaTGTATGTTGATCAACTAGCTGATCAAAATCCATGGATTCAGATTTCACTTACGCCCTTAGTGGAGACATAACTGGGTATGTCGCTTGCTCAATCCACTTTTAAAAGAGGTCTGTTCATAGGTGGTCTATGTCCCTCAcaagagttttacatttttatttggcaATTTTCAAACATtcacagaagtagagagaaaCTCTACTCAAAATATCCATAGTACTCAATTTTATGTCATcttctacacacatacacacatgcagaaGAATTATAAAGCTAATTCCAGACAAGAAGTCATTT
Encoded here:
- the ETS1 gene encoding protein C-ets-1 isoform X3 translates to MSYFVDSAGSSTVPYSAARSGVVRQGPSNIYEDPRMTCGFQSNYHQQRPCYPFWDEMATQEVPTGLEHCVSGLNSSAAELQLLSFVFPASLPCNGQGLIGTMCEPDMECADVPLLTPSSKEMMSQALKATFSGFTKEQQRLGIPKDPRQWTETHVRDWVMWAVNEFSLKGVDFQKFCMNGAALCALGKDCFLELAPDFVGDILWEHLEILQKEDVKPYQVNGVNPTYPESRYTSDYFISYGIEHAQCVPPSEFSEPSFITESYQTLHPISSEELLSLKYENDYPSVILRDPLQTDTLQNDYFAIKQEVVTPDNMCMGRASRGSGPIQLWQFLLELLTDKSCQSFISWTGDGWEFKLSDPDEVARRWGKRKNKPKMNYEKLSRGLRYYYDKNIIHKTAGKRYVYRFVCDLQSLLGYTPEELHAMLDVKPDADE
- the ETS1 gene encoding protein C-ets-1 isoform X6, coding for MKAAVDLKPTLTIIKTEKVDLELFPSPDMECADVPLLTPSSKEMMSQALKATFSGFTKEQQRLGIPKDPRQWTETHVRDWVMWAVNEFSLKGVDFQKFCMNGAALCALGKDCFLELAPDFVGDILWEHLEILQKEDVKPYQVNGVNPTYPESRYTSDYFISYGIEHAQCVPPSEFSEPSFITESYQTLHPISSEELLSLKYENDYPSVILRDPLQTDTLQNDYFAIKQEVVTPDNMCMGRASRGSGPIQLWQFLLELLTDKSCQSFISWTGDGWEFKLSDPDEVARRWGKRKNKPKMNYEKLSRGLRYYYDKNIIHKTAGKRYVYRFVCDLQSLLGYTPEELHAMLDVKPDADE